TCACAGCTGCAAACACTTTTGAAGTCATCCTAAATTCTCAAATACTATTGGTAACCTTTTCAATTTTGGAGATTTTAGAAAATACGACTTGAAAGTCATCCCAACAAATATCAGCTACTGGCATTCGTAGCTTGTCCTGATCGAAGCTCAGCTTGGATGGTTTTAGAGTCCTCCCATGGTCGTGGCCCTCGCACATTTTGCCACGTGTCAATGTCTTCCTCCTTCATTTTCTGAAAGTGAATAAACAAAAGAATGACTAGAACAAGTGCCATTGGGATCTAGATTGAACATtgaaagtgacaaattttcaGGAATACCCAACTAACTATCCTTACCTGGTATGTGTCCTCAATTGATGATTTCtcctttttcattttcacaCCATACTGGTCAGCCTCTTCATGTGTAATCTGAAATATACAGACATAACAGACATAACAGACTTGACAACTTGGTCTCACTGCATCAATAGTTATCAGTTCAGAAAGTAATGCCTTTTTTCAAGGGACAGGGCAGCTGTTCGGGGGTGCTGTCCTGATAACTTTGCACCATTGTTTACCACTTTGATAGTTCCCAAATGTTGACTGAAATCCTTGAATCCTTCACAAACATTTAAAGAAGGGAATATTTGCCTTACTCTTGACAACAGCCCCCTACATCACTGAATATGCATGGAAgctttgttttttttcctaattTGACCTAACTTACCATTTTTCTCCGGCTGAATTCA
Above is a window of Lineus longissimus chromosome 3, tnLinLong1.2, whole genome shotgun sequence DNA encoding:
- the LOC135484670 gene encoding cytochrome c oxidase assembly protein COX16 homolog, mitochondrial-like; the encoded protein is MSAQDVLIWLRRQTKSRFVRFGLPFLTMIVGGSFGLKYFASLRYEFSRRKMITHEEADQYGVKMKKEKSSIEDTYQKMKEEDIDTWQNVRGPRPWEDSKTIQAELRSGQATNASS